The DNA segment GTTTGATAAACTCCAAAGTGTTTTGCTTTCCAAGTTACCGATTCATTTTTATTAATCAATCCAGTAGTTATACCCGCAATTGCCTTTTCATTTGTATGCTTTGTCGAAATTTTGTGAAGATCAATACTCCTTGATAAGTCAAAAACAATTTTTATAGGTGCATTAATTTCTGTTTCTAATTCTATTAGTGGCATTGTTTTTTATTTTTCTGCATATAAAAATACTTACTTTTCATGGATAATGAGCTTCAAATGAACTTGAATATATTTTGGTTTGTATTATTAGAATTAGAACAAGAGACTGCCAGATTTTCTATTTTTTTATTCTTCAATTGAGGAAACTTTGGTCTGAGGTTTATTGAGATTAGTTAGTGGGCGTAGTGTTTTTATTCATTTTATTTAACTCAGTATCTTTTTTCCAAATGAAGAATAAACCTGAAATGAAATAGAAAATTATGAGAAACCAAGTCCATTCAGTTTTTATTTTTTTCTCCAGATTTTTATAACCCCAAAGTCGGTAAATCAGATATCCGATTTGAATTAAAATCATTCCGCTTACAAATGGTGCTAAATATTCGTATCCAATAACGTTATTTGTGATCCACTTGAAAAAGTTCATATTCCAATAGGTTAATGCATCAACAAATCCGAGGATTGATGGAATTGATAATAATATTTTCGTCAGTTTCGTCATAAATTCTTGTGATTTATTGAGGTTTGATAATGTTATTTAAGTTAGCGAGGTAAAGTGTTATTGATTAGAGATTATGAGGGTGATGTATCACAATTTGTTTGTGAATAGGAAGCTTGTATTAATGAGTAATTTCATTTTTTTATGATAAATTCCTTGAGCCAAATAACAAAAGCAAAAATACTCAGAAATAACGCTCCAATATTTTTTAAAGCAAGGTTCTTCCAGTCTGTTGATAGTCTTATGTTTTCGAAAATGATTCCTAAAAGTAGCGGAATAATCATTATTGAAATCAATGATCGATTACTTTGGTTAGGTATGATTTGTTTAAGCAAATTTTTAAGGTAAAACCATTGGTCCGATTATTTTCATCCACAGTATAAACCCTGATACTCCTCCAATCAGTCCACTTAGGATAAAAGTCTTGTGTAAATTTCTTGGAATAATTTTGAAAACAATATAAATAGACACTAAAAGTCCCAATGTACCTAAGAGTATAGGAATTGTTCCTGACCCAAGGTTTAAGTAATGAGAGAGATAATATTCATCACCACTAAACCAGTTACCATTTGGTGATATTATTTCTGAACCGATTGAATACATGAGATTGAATATTTCCCTTAACCAAAACAGTCCTAGGAATATGGCTAACCAATCAATGATCATTAAGCCCTTGGTATGGATAGATTCTTTGCGAAGTAATAATATTATTAATCCTATAATTCCTGTAAGAATTGTTTGTAATGGACCACCAAGAGTTATATAAATACCATTGTTTGATTTCTTATTCCAATATCTTTTTTCTAAGATTTTTCTATATTCCTCAGATTTCTCCTTTACATCGTTAGGCCAAGTTTCATAATCGATATCCAAATAGGCTTTTGTTAAAAATTTGTAAGCTTTCAAATCTTCATCCTTTAGATAGCCTTTAGGATAATAGTTCATACTTCCGTAATGTAATCTGGTTTCGTATCCAAAATGTTTTGCAACAACTATATGCCCATATTCATGACTCACCGTCCCGATTGCTGTAAACAAAATAAAAGCAATTGTCAAAATGATGAAATATTTTATGTTAATAGTGAAGTACATTCAAATGTGTAATAAGCGGGGTCTGTACACTAACTCAATTATTGCAATTTTGGGAAGACTAATAGAGTAAACCCATTGATTTTTAAACGACTATTTTTTGTATTCAGAATATAAAAATACTTACTTTCTTTGGATAAAGGTTTTTTAAATAGTAGATGTACTTCTTAGCACCTCGTTGTGTCTTAAATGAATAGTCTCTTTTTTAATTGTTTATGATTTATGGTATGAAAGTTTGAATACAAACAAACACTCTTATATTTTTAGTCTTATTGATGTTTTCTGGACAGCTTACTAAGCTCTGTTTTTTTTTTGTGAGTATTTGAAAGATTAGTTATTGGCATTAGTTTATTTTTTTAAATAAAATATCTTTCACAGTTCCTTCAGAGGCAATCAAAAAAGAAATCACTTTCCCAGCTTTATTTCGTTTAAAGGAATACTTTGTTCTCCTATTTGCCCCAAAAGTATCTTTTACACCTTCTTTAATTTGAATGCCTTCATTATTGGGATAACTTAAAATTAGATTGTTATTTTCATTTGAAATGGAATAAGTGACATTGAGTTCGTCTGAGTAATAGTTTCCAATAAAATCATCTAAATTTTTATTAGGAGTTTTATGAAGTTTGATGCTTTCGAAGTAAAAAATCGCACCTCCGAAATCTACCAATAGATCAGCACCTGAATTTTCTTCTGTTTGAAATGTATATACAATAGAAGGGTTATCAATTCGAGCGAATGAGTTAATGCTTTTTGAAATTAAGGGTGTTGCATTTCTACCAAAACTACTTATGGCTTTTAATGTGTCATTTTCAACGAAAATTTCCATTCTTAAATCACTGTTTAACTCTTGATATATACCACTAAATTCATTTTTTTGGTTAATAGAATGTTTGTAGGCCGTTTGTTTTGTATTCTCTTCGGGAGATACTTCATCCATAAATAGATTGAGTATTTCATAGGAGATATTTACAGCATTAATGTTTTCAGAATTGGTGAAAACAATGATTGCTAAATTTTTCTTTGGGATACATATAAATTGGGAGCGCATGCCTAAGTCCCTACCACTATGGTTATATGTCTTATATCCTTTGTAAGGGGAAACAAACATTCCTCGAGCATGTTTCATAAGCTGTCCGTTGTTTAAGTTGTCTAATTCGGTTATAAACTGTGCTAAATAGAAAAAGTTATGTTTTGGATTTAAAAATATATTAGACCATTTTGATAAATCTTGAATTGTGCTTC comes from the Flavobacteriales bacterium genome and includes:
- a CDS encoding beta-lactamase family protein; this translates as MKLLHIIISILISATAFSQTPFKTDINKILNAHVNTESEPGVTVGIVKNGEIIYHENRGVMNLEYKLPFNDSTIFGLASITKQFTSACVGILVKQGKISIKDDVRKYIPELANYKKTIQIKHLLNHTSGIRNHNVLLDLQGFDYKHRGYTNKMIQELMFKQEGVNNSPGEKMLYSNTNYVLLALIIERVSKMKIEEFAKKEIFEPLKMHKTFYSESLENIVENRAYSYYKKNGEYHQPKSLTHCIGAGGMGSTIQDLSKWSNIFLNPKHNFFYLAQFITELDNLNNGQLMKHARGMFVSPYKGYKTYNHSGRDLGMRSQFICIPKKNLAIIVFTNSENINAVNISYEILNLFMDEVSPEENTKQTAYKHSINQKNEFSGIYQELNSDLRMEIFVENDTLKAISSFGRNATPLISKSINSFARIDNPSIVYTFQTEENSGADLLVDFGGAIFYFESIKLHKTPNKNLDDFIGNYYSDELNVTYSISNENNNLILSYPNNEGIQIKEGVKDTFGANRRTKYSFKRNKAGKVISFLIASEGTVKDILFKKIN